The genomic stretch ACGCGCGGGAGCAGCGGCGGTGGGGGGATGTCGTGCGCGACGGCCAGCGCCCAATGCGTCGCTTCACGCAGTGCCGGACTGCCAGGAAAGAGCGATGCCGTGTGCCCGTCGTCGCCCATACCGAGCAATACCAGGTCGAAGGTCGATCCGGTGGCGCCGAAAGTTCGGTGCAGTACCTGCTCATAGCGCTCGGCTGCGGTCTGTGCTCCGCGTTCGGCCTCGATGCGGTGGATCTGGTCGGCCGGAATCGGCACCAAACGCAGCAGCGTCTCGTGCGCCATGCCGTAGTTGCTCTCCGGATGATCAGGTGGCACCGCACGCTCGTCGCTCCAGAACACGTGAACGCGACTCCAGTCAATTGTGCCCGCAAGCTCCGGGCGGGCAAGCAGCCGGTGGTACGCGCGCGGCGGACCGCCGCCCGACAGGCAGAGCGCAAACCGCCCGGTGCGCGCGATGCGGTCACGAGCCGTCGCGGCGATGCCGGCGGCGACCATCTCCGCCAGCGCGGCAGCAGAGGGTAGAACCTGTACGTTGGTCATCATGTGGGCAGTCGAAACGACAGAGCCCCGGCAGTTACCCGGCCGGGGCTCGTCGAATGCCATGCAGTCGTGCCTACTTGGTCAGCGGGACGACCTTTTCGACCTCGTCGGCGACCCAGCCAAGGCCGACGGACTCGAACCGGCTGCGGGTCGGGATGCCGCGGTCGTCGTAGCCATTTTCATTGTAGAAGTACTCGACGCTGGCGTCGAACTCGGCTTCGGTCAGCGCGATGCCGTCGCTCTTTCCGCCGGTCAGCGGCTTGAACATCTTCGTGGGCAGCGCGTCGTCGGCGCGCTTCAACCCGTCGCGCGAGTTGAACGCACGCATCATCAACTGTCGCCGCTCGCCGACGGTCATCATTTCGTCCATCGTCATGTTCCAGCCGGCCGACATATTGATTACGTTGAGCATCTCTTCCGGCCCGTACAACTGCCACGAGCCGCCAAAGACGAAGTTGCACAGGCAGGCTGAATTCAGCACGCCGTACAGGTTCATCGTGCGCGAGGCAAAGCGCACCTTCTCCTGGTTCAGGACGAACTTGTCCTGCGGGTTGTCCAACCCTAGCATGTGCAGCCGCCCGAGCGCCGCCGCGCCGGAGTTCGGCATGTACGACGTGTCATGTTCCGACGATTCGTGGTCGGCGCCGTGCGCGTTGACGGCGTAGACCAGGCCGAGCGAGCGTTTCACCTGCGGCATGTGCGCAGGGAACTCCTGGCCTTTGCACGCGACCACGTAGTCCTCCGCGCCGTGCCCGATCATCTTCGCCGCGCGCGCCGAGCCTTCGGCCAGCACGTTGCCAAAGCCCTCGCGGTTGAAGATCTTCATCATCATGTCAAGCATCGCCGCGCCGTTGCCGAAACGCAGGTCGACGCCGCCGGTTTCGGCTTGCCCGATAACCTCGTTCTCGTACAGATCCATGCCGAACGCGACGGTTGCGCCGCAGGAGATTGTGTCCACGCCGTAAGCGTTGGCCAGTTCGTTCGCCTTCAATACCGCCGGCATGTCGCGCACGCTGCAGTACGATCCGAACGTGGCCAGTGTCTCGTATTCGGGACCGCCGTAGACAGGATCGACTTTGAGCGACTCTTCCTGCACCACGCGCTTGCAGCGCACGGAGCAGGCGAAGCAGGTCTCGCGCTTGAGCAGGAATTCATCGTACAGGCGCTGGCCGCTGATGTCCTGCGCGCCGTCGAATACGCCGGCATCCCAGTTGTGGGTCGGCAGGCCGCCGCCGGCCTGCTGGCCCATGACGACCCCCGGCGTGCCGAGCAGGCCGAACGTGAACTCGTTGACCGTTTTCTTGGCGCCGTCCTTGTGGATGACGTTCAGCAGCTTGCCGTCGGCGAGGCTGGGCTTGCTGTGGCCGCGCACGACGATCGCCTTGAGCAGCTTGGAGCCCATCACGGCGCCCATGCCGGTGCGACCCGCGGCACGGTTCGACATGTTCATGACGGCCGCGAAGCGCACTTTGTTCTCGCCGGCGGGGCCGATCTGGAAGATCTCGAGGTCGTTGTCTTTGTATTCGGCTTTGAGAATCTTGTCCACGTCGCCGGTCACTTTGCCCCACAGGTGGGCCGCGTCGCGCAGTTCGTACGCGCCGTCGTGCACCCAGAGGTACACCGGTTTGGGCGACTTGCCATACACGACCACGCCGTCGAAGCCGGCGAATTTCAGTTCAGCCGGCCAGTAGCCGCCGGCCTGCGCGTCGCCGATGCCATTGACCAGCGGCGACTTGGCATTGACGCTGACGCGCGAGTTGCCCGAAATCGGCGCGCCCGTCGCCCCGCCGATGAAGAACGTCAGCGTGTTGCGCGGATCGAATGCATCGATCTGGGCGGGCGTGTGCTTCAGGATGTAATACAGGCCCATGGCGCTGCCGCCCAGGTAGGTGCGGTAGAATTTCTCGTCCGGTTGTTCCACCCACAGCTTGCTATTGCTCAAATCAACATGCAGGATTTTGCCGGCGTAACCGTGCATCGCGTTCCTCCAGTTGGGAAATGGGATTAGCCCGTGGCTTCGATTGTCCTAGCTGTGAACAAAAGCACAATGGTTTGTATTATAGTCACGAACTCCCCGAAAGTCTAGTGTTCCGCGCTTTGGCGTATAATGGCCGCGATCTCTTGCACGAGGAGCATGCTATGAAATGGCTAACACGTGAGCGGATTCGTATGGATCGCGTGGCGTCGGCCTGGCTGATCAAACGCTTCATCGATCCGGCGGCCGAATTTATCTTTGCCGCCGGCAACGACGCCGCCGAGCAGGCCGCGCGCCTGGCGGCGACGCCGTTCGTTGTGCCGCGCGCCGAATTGTCGCGGCAGGGCGACCGCATCACCTTCGATGTCATACTGGCGAAATACAACCTCGGCGATCCGGCGTTGCGCAAGATGGCTGACATCATGCGCGCGGCCGATGTGTCGGCGCAGCGCGGGGCACAACCCGAGTCCGAGGGTGTGCGCGCCATCGTGCACGGTTTCTTCCTGCTGGACCTGCCGGATCCGCAGGCGCTGGACCTGCAACTACCGGCGTTGGACGCGCTGTACCGCTACTGCCAGGAACAGACGGCTCCGAAGTAGCTTGAGCGGGCGCCGTGCGCCCGCATTTAGGGCGATTGCGCCGGCAGGAGAATCTCGTACATAACCGGCGCGCCGCCGTGCGGCGGCGTTAGCGTCTTGATCTGCGCCAACGGATACACCACCGCGAAAGCGTGCGCCGTCTCGGCGAGCGACTCGTCGAGAAAGATCGCGGTGGGCTGCCACCCCGCATCGGTTGCCAATGGCTGCTGCGCGCCATCCCAGGTTCGCGCCGGAGTGATATCGGGTGCCAGGAAGCGGATCGTCGGGGCTTCGCGGTAGCGCTCGGTCAGCACGATGGTGTGTGTTGGCGCCAGCCGGCGCATTTCGTTTGCGGTCCACGTTTCGGCGATCGAGTGCGCGCGCCAGACGGCGTCGTCGTGCGCCTGCCGGTTGAAGTACGTGTCGAGATTGCTCCAGCCGATGACGAGGAGCAGTACCGTGACGGCTGTGGCGGCGAGGCGTGGTCGGACACCCATCTGTTCGCGCGCAAGCTTGATGACGGCGGTCAGTCCGTACGTGCAGGCGTAAAGCGCCGCCGGCAGCATCCCGATGGCGCGCAGGGCGTGCGGCGCTTCCCAGTCGGTAGCGAGCGCGCCCGCCTGCATCATCGCCGCGAACACCACCAGCATGATGGCGTTCGGCGCGCGGCGCAGCCGCGCCAGCACGAGCGCGCCGCCCAGCATGAAGAGCACGCCGGTCGCGTCGTCGAACATCGGCGCGCCGGGTAGGTTGTGCCGCCCGTTGGCGTCCCCGCTCGCGTTGAACATGCCAAGATGGCGGATGATGCTGGATGCTACGGCGACCGCCAGGTCGGGCTCCGCGCGTTCATAGAATACCGACGCGCTGTTGTTGCGGTCAAAGAAAACGTCCGGTTTGGCGACGGCGTACGCGACGATCGGCGCGCTGGCGAGCCAGAGCCCGGTGATGAACATCAGTGTGTGCGCTCGGAATGCCATCACGGCGGCCAGCGAGCGCGCCCGCCACGCAGCAGCGGCGGCGACAGCGATGCCGCCGCTGATCACCAACAGCGCATATATGCGCATCGGCAGGTAGAAGCCGAGGCCAAGTCCAATCACCAGCCCGGCCAGCGCGAAATCGGATTGGTGGCGGTTGCGCAGGCCCCGGTCGAGGAGGAACGCCGATGTGAACATGAAAAACAGCGTCGAATTCGCGTCGAACAGGATGCGCGACAGCGTCAGATCGTAGCGCATCGTCGCGAGCAGCGCCGCGGCGAGCAGTCCGCCGCGCGCATCACCGCCGAACCATCGCCTGAAGAGCAGAAACGCCGCCAGCATATTGAGCAGGCTGAACGCCGTCGCAACCGACCGCAGTGTGGATACTGTGTCGCCAAGAAACGCGAATGCGAGCGCGACCAGGTACATATGGTGTGCCGGTCGCTCGACATACGGGATGTAGACCGGCCGGTACGTCGGATCGGCTAGCATCTGACGAGCGGCAATGCCCTCGCGCGCCTCGTCCAGCCAGAGACCGGCTGGAATCTGGTCGTTGGCACACAGTCGCGGTACGATCGCGATAAACAGCACGACGAACAGCATGGCCCATTCCAGCCACTGTGCGCGGGTTGAGCGCGAGGGTGCAGCGTTATGTGTCCAGAGCGACGGCACGAAGAGAGCGATTGACGCGAGCCAAAGCAGCCAGCCGAAACCATTCTGTTCGGCGACAAACAGCGCAAAGCCGATGATCGACGCCAGCCATGCCATGGTGAGCAGCGGCCGGGAGATGGGGCGCGCAGTCTCCGGCGGCTCGACCAGCAGAGGCTGCGGGACGCTCAGCGGTTCGATGCCGCGCATGCTGTGCGCGAACAGTAGGGCGGCAGCGGCGAATAGCGCCAGCCCGTCCACAGGCACCGGCGAACGCATGACCCACTGCGCCGTCCATGCCAGTCCAATGGACAGCACACACTCTATGGGCCGCCGGTATCGGGACGCGAAGCGCGCGGAGTCTATCATCATACGCTACGCGATACTATACCACGAACCATACCGCTCCGCGCAGTGCGGCGTGGCTGCCGGTTCGTTTCAGCTCTGGGGCGGAGAGAAGCCAGGAGACTGCTAACACCACGTCATGCCCGCGTAGGGGCGCATGGCCATGCGCCCGCATCCAAGAGTTGCCTCTGGACTCCCGCTTTCGCGGGAGTGACGATGTGGACGGCTGTATGGTCATGCGCCAAATCTCGCCCCCAATCTGAAATACACCCGTGGCTGCGCCCTGCTCCCGGTGATTGTATAATCAAGCGGGAGACGTACGATGGATACGCGCAGACAAGACGGGCGAATTGAACTAGCGGAGGGCGACATCACGCGCCTGCGCGTGGATGCCATCGTCAACGCAGCCAACAGCAGCCTGCTCGGCGGCGGCGGCGTTGACGGCGCGATCCATCGCGCCGCCGGCCCGGGTCTGCTGGCCGAATGCCGCCGACTGAACGGCTGCGCCACGGGCGAGGCCAAGCTTACGGGCGGGTACGCGTTGCCGGCGCGATACGTGATTCACACCGTCGGGCCGGTCTGGCGTGGCGGTGCATACGGGGAGGCCGATCTGCTGGCCGCCTGTTACCGTAACAGCCTGGCGCTTGCCCGCCAACACGGTCTGCGCAGCGTGGCCTTTCCCGCGATCAGCACCGGCGCATACGGATTCCCGCTGGCCGCTGCGGCCCGGATTGCGATTGCCACTATCCGGGACGTACTGTCCGAGGACTTGGTGCTCGAAAAAGCGATCCTGGTTTGTTTCGGGCGCTCCGCGTATGAGACCTATGCCACTGAACTTTCACACAGCACGGCGGAACGCCCATGAATATTCACGATCGGTTTGAGGGCGGCGCGTTGCCGCACTGGAATCGTTTTGCCGTCGGACATGCGCGGGTTGTCGAGGGCAGCGGCCCGTTGAGCCTCGTCGTCGGGCCGGCGCCGTCCGATGCGCTGACCGATGCCGAACTGAACGACCACCGCCTCTACGAGCGCGGCCGATGGCCGTGGCGGCCGCCGCTGCGTATGACCGTGCGGGCGCGCGCGTCGCACCCGGCCGGCGAACTGTCCGGCACCGCTGGGTTCGGGTTCTGGAACGCCCCGTTTGCGATCGACGCCGGCGCGGTCGATTCGCCGCAGGCGATCTGGTTCTTTCACGCGTCGCCGCCATCGTTTATGTCGATGTCACCGAACGGGCATGGCACCGGCTGGCGCGCACAGGTGCTCGCCGTGCCGCGCGTGCCGAAGCTGGCGCTGGTTGCGGCGGGCGCGGC from Chloroflexota bacterium encodes the following:
- the pgl gene encoding 6-phosphogluconolactonase translates to MMTNVQVLPSAAALAEMVAAGIAATARDRIARTGRFALCLSGGGPPRAYHRLLARPELAGTIDWSRVHVFWSDERAVPPDHPESNYGMAHETLLRLVPIPADQIHRIEAERGAQTAAERYEQVLHRTFGATGSTFDLVLLGMGDDGHTASLFPGSPALREATHWALAVAHDIPPPPLLPRVTLTPAVLNRAARVWIVISGAGKAARVAQALRAPRVLPELPVTAIQPESGPPHWYLDADAAAQLDSSTNRE
- a CDS encoding aldehyde ferredoxin oxidoreductase family protein translates to MHGYAGKILHVDLSNSKLWVEQPDEKFYRTYLGGSAMGLYYILKHTPAQIDAFDPRNTLTFFIGGATGAPISGNSRVSVNAKSPLVNGIGDAQAGGYWPAELKFAGFDGVVVYGKSPKPVYLWVHDGAYELRDAAHLWGKVTGDVDKILKAEYKDNDLEIFQIGPAGENKVRFAAVMNMSNRAAGRTGMGAVMGSKLLKAIVVRGHSKPSLADGKLLNVIHKDGAKKTVNEFTFGLLGTPGVVMGQQAGGGLPTHNWDAGVFDGAQDISGQRLYDEFLLKRETCFACSVRCKRVVQEESLKVDPVYGGPEYETLATFGSYCSVRDMPAVLKANELANAYGVDTISCGATVAFGMDLYENEVIGQAETGGVDLRFGNGAAMLDMMMKIFNREGFGNVLAEGSARAAKMIGHGAEDYVVACKGQEFPAHMPQVKRSLGLVYAVNAHGADHESSEHDTSYMPNSGAAALGRLHMLGLDNPQDKFVLNQEKVRFASRTMNLYGVLNSACLCNFVFGGSWQLYGPEEMLNVINMSAGWNMTMDEMMTVGERRQLMMRAFNSRDGLKRADDALPTKMFKPLTGGKSDGIALTEAEFDASVEYFYNENGYDDRGIPTRSRFESVGLGWVADEVEKVVPLTK
- a CDS encoding chromate resistance protein, translated to MKWLTRERIRMDRVASAWLIKRFIDPAAEFIFAAGNDAAEQAARLAATPFVVPRAELSRQGDRITFDVILAKYNLGDPALRKMADIMRAADVSAQRGAQPESEGVRAIVHGFFLLDLPDPQALDLQLPALDALYRYCQEQTAPK
- a CDS encoding glycosyltransferase family 39 protein, yielding MMIDSARFASRYRRPIECVLSIGLAWTAQWVMRSPVPVDGLALFAAAALLFAHSMRGIEPLSVPQPLLVEPPETARPISRPLLTMAWLASIIGFALFVAEQNGFGWLLWLASIALFVPSLWTHNAAPSRSTRAQWLEWAMLFVVLFIAIVPRLCANDQIPAGLWLDEAREGIAARQMLADPTYRPVYIPYVERPAHHMYLVALAFAFLGDTVSTLRSVATAFSLLNMLAAFLLFRRWFGGDARGGLLAAALLATMRYDLTLSRILFDANSTLFFMFTSAFLLDRGLRNRHQSDFALAGLVIGLGLGFYLPMRIYALLVISGGIAVAAAAAWRARSLAAVMAFRAHTLMFITGLWLASAPIVAYAVAKPDVFFDRNNSASVFYERAEPDLAVAVASSIIRHLGMFNASGDANGRHNLPGAPMFDDATGVLFMLGGALVLARLRRAPNAIMLVVFAAMMQAGALATDWEAPHALRAIGMLPAALYACTYGLTAVIKLAREQMGVRPRLAATAVTVLLLVIGWSNLDTYFNRQAHDDAVWRAHSIAETWTANEMRRLAPTHTIVLTERYREAPTIRFLAPDITPARTWDGAQQPLATDAGWQPTAIFLDESLAETAHAFAVVYPLAQIKTLTPPHGGAPVMYEILLPAQSP
- a CDS encoding O-acetyl-ADP-ribose deacetylase, translating into MDTRRQDGRIELAEGDITRLRVDAIVNAANSSLLGGGGVDGAIHRAAGPGLLAECRRLNGCATGEAKLTGGYALPARYVIHTVGPVWRGGAYGEADLLAACYRNSLALARQHGLRSVAFPAISTGAYGFPLAAAARIAIATIRDVLSEDLVLEKAILVCFGRSAYETYATELSHSTAERP